A window of Malania oleifera isolate guangnan ecotype guangnan chromosome 2, ASM2987363v1, whole genome shotgun sequence genomic DNA:
CTTGATTCATATCTCAGTTGAATGCTACTTGTGAGCCTATATTTAAGCTATTAAAAAATGATAACCCCGAAAAATGGAATAAGGCGTGTCAAAAAgcttttgagaaaaataaaagaatCTCTATTGAACCCTCTGGTATTGGTTCCCCCTCTACCTGGAAGGCCTTTTATATTGTACTTGGCAATATCAGAAAATTCCATGGGGTGTGTGTTAAGGCAACACGATGAGTTTGGAAGAAAAGAGTGCGCCATCTATTATCTAAGAAAAAAGTTCACGGAATATGAATCTAGGTATTCTAACCTGGAGAAAACATGTGCTTTGGTATGGGTGGTTAGCAGGTTAAAGCAATACAAGTTGTATTATACAACATGGCTGGTTTCTAAAATGGACTCGATCaagtatgtttttgaaaaacCCACAGTGACGGGACGAATGGCTCGTTGGCAAATGTTGTTGACTGAATACGATATTACATATGTGATGAGGAAAGCCATCGAGGGGAGCGCTATAGCAAAGTATTTGGCCGATAGAGCCGTTAATGATTACCAACCCATGGAGTTTGACTTCTTggatcaagatattgattcaaTAAATCAAGAAGTGGAAGATGATGTTGGGTGGATGATGTTATTTGACGGGGCGACCAATGTATGGGGGCATGGAATAGGGGCCGTACTTATATCACCAAAGGGTAAATACTACCCAGTCACAGCCAAACTCACCTTTCCGTATACCAATAATGTAGCTGAGTATGAAGCATGCGTATTGGGCTTACAAGTAGCTATTGACCGAGGCATTAAAGAATTAACCGTAAAAGGAGATTTAGCTTTGGTAATTCATCAGTTGACTGGAGAGTGGGAAACCCGAGATTCCAAGTTAATACCGTATCAGGAGTACATTCAGGAATGATGTTGGAATTTGATACTAGCATTTTTTCGCATTTACCAggagaaaataatttaattattgatGCGCTAACATTGGCGGCTTTATTTAAGGTTGAGCCCGGAATAGAGATTGAACCCATTCAAATAAGGTTGCATAGGGAGCCAACATATTGTATAATGACGGAAGAAGCTAATGGAAAGCCATGGTTTCATGATATCGAAACACACCTTCAAGGGAAGGAGTACCCCATAGGAGCCTCCAATAACGACCGGAAGACAATTAGGAGGCTAGCTATGGGATTCTTCTTAGATGGAAAAATATTGTATAAAAAGAACCATGA
This region includes:
- the LOC131148291 gene encoding uncharacterized protein LOC131148291, encoding MDSIKYVFEKPTVTGRMARWQMLLTEYDITYVMRKAIEGSAIAKYLADRAVNDYQPMEFDFLDQDIDSINQEVEDDVGWMMLFDGATNVWGHGIGAVLISPKGKYYPVTAKLTFPYTNNVAEYEACVLGLQVAIDRGIKELTVKGDLALVIHQLTGEWETRDSKLIPYQEYIQE